The Euphorbia lathyris chromosome 2, ddEupLath1.1, whole genome shotgun sequence genome includes a window with the following:
- the LOC136220265 gene encoding probable L-gulonolactone oxidase 4, whose amino-acid sequence MCTFRRFLRSSCLFLFISAVQPSPPEDHIKCNAPKNTNCTITNSYGTFPDRTICKAGATEYPTTEEELIGIIAKATKEKRKMKVATRYSHSIPKLVCPDGEDGLLISTKNLDKVLEIDAESSTMTVQSGVTLRQIINEGAKAGLALPYGPYWWGLTIGGMMSTGAHGSSVWGNGSAVHDYVVSLTMVSPGGIEDGYVKVRRLRVDDDDDNSEMNAAKVSLGVLGVISKVSLKMEPLFKRSITYVDKNDSDLGDEAVSFGYKHEFADVSWYPSQHKAVYRIDDRHFSNNSANGLYDSIPFRSTSSLGLALIRTSEESQESLGDAEGKCISARLVTTTLLKSAYGLTNNGIVFTRYPVIGYQNKLQSSGTCLDSHEDALVTACPWDPRIKGEYFHQTTFSIRMSDVKNFIQDVQQLVQLSPKALCVLEQYNGILMRYVKASSAYLGKQEDGIDFDFTYYRSKDPMNPRLYQDMLEEIEQIAVFKYQALPHWGKNRNVAFDGAIRRYKKAGEFLKVKKKYDLSGLFSSEWTDQVLGLKGNVSIIKEGCALEGLCICSEDVHCAPKKGYLCRPGKIYKSARVCSLVTAKKSVD is encoded by the exons ATGTGTACTTTCCGGCGATTTCTCCGATCATCTTGCCTCTTTCTCTTCATCTCCGCAGTTCAACCTTCACCTCCGGAGGATCACATAAAATGCAATGCTCCAAAAAACACAAACTGTACAATCACAAACTCTTACGGAACCTTCCCCGACCGAACCATATGTAAAGCCGGAGCCACAGAGTACCCAACCACAGAAGAGGAGCTAATCGGAATAATAGCCAAAGCAACGAAAGAGAAACGGAAAATGAAAGTAGCAACTCGGTACTCTCACAGCATCCCAAAACTAGTCTGCCCCGACGGAGAAGACGGGCTGCTCATAAGCACAAAAAACCTCGACAAAGTATTAGAGATCGACGCTGAGTCGTCGACGATGACGGTGCAGAGCGGAGTGACACTTAGACAGATAATAAATGAAGGTGCAAAAGCGGGGCTGGCATTGCCATATGGACCGTACTGGTGGGGGTTAACGATTGGTGGTATGATGAGCACGGGTGCGCATGGTAGCTCGGTATGGGGGAACGGAAGTGCGGTTCATGATTATGTTGTGAGTTTGACGATGGTTAGCCCTGGTGGGATTGAAGATGGTTATGTTAAAGTTCGGAGGCTAAgggttgatgatgatgatgataatagTGAAATGAATGCAGCCAAAGTTTCACTTGGGGTGCTTGGAGTTATTTCTAAG GTTAGTTTGAAGATGGAGCCATTATTCAAACGATCCATTACCTATGTGGACAAAAATGATAGTGACTTGGGAGATGAAGCGGTCAGCtttggctacaaacatgagtttGCTGACGTGTCTTGGTATCCTAGTCAACACAAGGCTGTGTATCGGATCGACGATCGTCATTTCTCCAACAATTCTGCTAATGGATTATATGATTCCATCCCATTTCGCTCTACATCTTCTCTTGGTTTGGCGTTAATTAGAACCTCAG agGAAAGTCAAGAATCACTTGGTGATGCAGAGGGCAAATGCATTAGTGCAAGACTGGTTACAACTACGCTACTCAAATCAGCTTATGGATTAACAAACAACG GTATAGTCTTCACAAGATATCCAGTAATAGGGTACCAAAACAAGCTCCAATCATCAGGAACTTGCCTTGATAGTCATGAAGATGCATTAGTTACAGCTTGTCCATGGGATCCAAGAATCAAAGGTGAGTATTTTCACCAAACCACCTTCAGTATAAGAATGTCAGATGTAAAAAACTTCATCCAAGACGTGCAACAACTAGTACAATTATCTCCAAAAGCATTATGTGTTCTAGAACAGTACAATGGTATCCTAATGCGCTATGTTAAAGCATCTTCAGCCTACTTAGGCAAACAAGAAGATGGAATAGACTTTGATTTCACATATTACAGAAGCAAAGACCCAATGAATCCCAGACTTTATCAAGATATGCTCGAAGAAATTGAGCAAATTGCTGTGTTCAAGTACCAAGCATTGCCACATTGGGGAAAGAATAGGAATGTGGCATTTGATGGAGCGATTCGGAGATATAAAAAAGCAGGTGAGTTTTTGAAGGTAAAAAAGAAGTATGATCTAAGTGGATTGTTTTCTAGTGAATGGACAGATCAAGTTCTTGGATTGAAAGGCAATGTTAGTATTATAAAGGAAGGTTGTGCTTTGGAAGGATTGTGTATATGTTCTGAGGATGTTCATTGTGCTCCGAAGAAGGGTTATTTATGTAGGCCTGGTAAAATTTACAAAAGTGCAAGGGTTTGCAGTCTTGTTACTGCTAAGAAATCAGTGGATTGA
- the LOC136220257 gene encoding probable L-gulonolactone oxidase 4 isoform X2 — MITLKSFIVGHFLLREYRILNFSSYIYESKPLQIETLFTVNLQMGKFKPFILLSTVSLFLLVIIVNSSPPENPIICTSGNTNCTITNSYRTFPDRSICKAAKVEYPRTEEELIAVVAKATKEKRKIKVATQYSHSIPKLVCPDGEDGLLISTVKLNHSIGIDSKAKTITVESGVTLRQIIEKAAMFDLALPYTPYWNGLTIGGLLSTGAHGSTLKGKGSSVHDYVAELTMVSPGSYEDGYAKVRTLDETNAELDAARVSLGVLGVIYKVTLKLEPMFKRSIWFEEKEDSDLGDKAASFGEEHEFADIMWYPSQRKAIYRRDDRVSSHTSGDGVYEFMPFRSTSSHLLKIIRATGPKFTGYPVIGYQNNLQSSGSCLDSPEDDLSTVCPWDPRINCAYFFQTAFSIRMPDVKSFIQDVQQLVKLEPKSLCVLEQYNGILMRYVKASSAYLGKQEDGIDFDFTYYRSKDPMTPRLYEDILEEIEQIGVFKYQALPHWGKNRNVAFDRVIKKYRNAYEFLKVKEKYDPNGLFSNEWTDQVLGLKGKVSVIKEGCALEGLCICSEDVHCTPSKGYFCKPGKIYKNARVCTFQLPRIMPLEALGAIQWI; from the exons ATGATAACTTTGAAATCGTTTATAGTTGGTCATTTTTTACTGAGGGAGTACAGGATATTGAATTTTTCCTCATATATATATGAAAGCAAACCATTGCAAATTGAAACCTTGTTCACAGTTAACCTCCAAATGGGAAAATTCAAGCCATTTATTCTTTTATCAACAGTGAGTTTGTTCTTGCTAGTAATTATAGTGAATTCCTCACCACCAGAGAATCCAATCATATGCACTTCAGGAAACACAAATTGCACCATCACAAACTCTTACAGAACATTTCCTGATAGAAGCATATGCAAAGCAGCAAAAGTAGAGTACCCAAGAACAGAAGAAGAGCTAATTGCAGTAGTAGCCAAAGCAACAAAGGAGAAAAGGAAAATCAAAGTAGCAACTCAATATTCTCATAGCATCCCTAAGCTAGTTTGTCCAGATGGTGAAGATGGGCTGCTCATAAGCACAGTTAAACTCAACCATTCAATAGGTATTGATTCTAAAGCTAAGACAATAACTGTAGAGAGCGGTGTCACATTGAGACAGATTATTGAAAAGGCTGCCATGTTTGATCTTGCACTTCCTTATACTCCTTACTGGAATGGTTTGACAATTGGTGGCTTACTTAGCACCGGTGCTCATGGTAGCACTCTCAAAGGAAAAGGGAGCTCGGTTCATGATTATGTAGCCGAATTAACCATGGTTAGCCCGGGAAGCTATGAGGATGGCTATGCTAAAGTCAGGACTCTTGATGAGACTAATGCTGAACTTGATGCTGCTAGGGTCTCACTTGGAGTTCTTGGTGTTATTTATAAG GTAACTTTGAAATTAGAACCAATGTTCAAGCGATCCATATGGTTCGAGGAGAAGGAGGACAGTGACTTGGGAGATAAAGCGGCTAGCTTTGGCGAAGAACACGAGTTCGCCGATATAATGTGGTACCCAAGTCAGCGAAAGGCAATCTATCGACGCGATGATCGTGTCTCTTCTCATACTTCTGGCGATGGTGTTTATGAATTTATGCCATTCCGTTCTACATCTTCACATTTGCTGAAAATCATTAGAGCCACAG GTCCCAAATTTACGGGATATCCCGTAATTGGATACCAAAACAACCTCCAATCATCAGGAAGCTGCCTTGATAGTCCAGAAGATGACTTATCTACGGTCTGTCCATGGGATCCAAGAATCAACTGTGCATATTTTTTCCAAACTGCATTCAGTATAAGAATGCCAGATGTCAAGAGCTTCATCCAAGACGTGCAACAACTAGTCAAATTAGAACCTAAATCATTGTGTGTTCTAGAGCAGTATAACGGTATCCTAATGCGCTATGTTAAAGCATCTTCAGCCTACTTGGGCAAACAAGAAGATGGAATAGACTTTGATTTCACATATTACCGTAGCAAAGACCCTATGACACCTAGACTTTATGAAGACATACTTGAAGAAATTGAGCAAATTGGTGTGTTCAAGTACCAAGCATTACCACATTGGGGAAAAAATAGGAATGTGGCATTTGATAGAGTTATTAAGAAATATAGAAATGCATATGAGTTTTTGAAGGTGAAAGAGAAGTATGATCCAAATGGGTTATTTTCTAATGAGTGGACGGATCAAGTCCTTGGATTGAAAGGCAAAGTTAGCGTTATAAAGGAAGGTTGTGCTTTGGAAGGATTGTGTATTTGTTCGGAGGATGTTCATTGTACCCCAAGCAAGGGCTATTTCTGCAAACCTGGTAAGATTTATAAGAATGCTAGGGTTTGTACCTTTCAACTTCCACGTATTATGCCCTTAGAAGCTTTAGGTGCTATCCAATGGATATGA
- the LOC136216755 gene encoding LOW QUALITY PROTEIN: probable truncated L-gulonolactone oxidase 7, mitochondrial (The sequence of the model RefSeq protein was modified relative to this genomic sequence to represent the inferred CDS: substituted 1 base at 1 genomic stop codon), whose translation MTYKCIVFIRYPIIGYQNRIQSTGTCLDSPEDALAMTCIWDPRIKGKYYFQSGFNVKLXPLSKVKFFIKDVQKLVKLSPKSLCVLDLYDGIVLRYVKASTAYLGKQEDGINFDITYYQSKDPMIPRLYQDIINEIEQIAFFKYKASPHWGKNKNMAFDGAIRRYKNAGEFLKVKEKYDPNGLFSSEWIDQVLGLKGNVSVIKEDVHCAPEKRYFCRHGKIYKRARVCTFVPPIKEKI comes from the exons ATGACATACAAGT GTATTGTGTTTATAAGGTACCCTATAATAGGATATCAAAATAGGATTCAGTCGACCGGAACATGTTTAGATAGTCCTGAAGATGCATTAGCTATGACCTGCATATGGGATCCAAGAATCAAGGGCAAATATTATTTCCAAAGCGGATTCAATGTGAAGTTGTGACCT TTGTCAAAAGTAAAATTCTTCATAAAAGATGTGCAAAAACTTGTCAAATTATCACCTAAAAGTTTATGTGTACTAGACTTGTATGATGGCATCGTCTTGCGATATGTGAAGGCCTCAACAGCCTATTTAGGCAAGCAAGAAGATGGAATAAACTTTGATATAACATATTATCAAAGCAAAGACCCAATGATTCCTAGGCTTTATCAAGACATAATTAACGAAATTGAGCAAATTGCCTTTTTCAAGTATAAAGCATCTCCTCATTGGGGAAAGAATAAGAACATGGCATTTGATGGAGCTATTCGGAGATATAAAAATGCAGGTGAGTTTTTGAAGGTGAAAGAGAAGTATGATCCAAATGGGTTATTTTCTAGTGAGTGGATAGATCAAGTTCTTGGATTAAAAGGCAATGTTAGTGTTATAAAAGAAGATGTTCATTGTGCTCCGGAGAAACGTTATTTTTGTAGGCATGGAAAAATTTATAAGAGGGCAAGAGTTTGCACTTTTGTCCCTCCAATCAAAGAGAAAATTTAG
- the LOC136220257 gene encoding probable L-gulonolactone oxidase 4 isoform X1, with amino-acid sequence MITLKSFIVGHFLLREYRILNFSSYIYESKPLQIETLFTVNLQMGKFKPFILLSTVSLFLLVIIVNSSPPENPIICTSGNTNCTITNSYRTFPDRSICKAAKVEYPRTEEELIAVVAKATKEKRKIKVATQYSHSIPKLVCPDGEDGLLISTVKLNHSIGIDSKAKTITVESGVTLRQIIEKAAMFDLALPYTPYWNGLTIGGLLSTGAHGSTLKGKGSSVHDYVAELTMVSPGSYEDGYAKVRTLDETNAELDAARVSLGVLGVIYKVTLKLEPMFKRSIWFEEKEDSDLGDKAASFGEEHEFADIMWYPSQRKAIYRRDDRVSSHTSGDGVYEFMPFRSTSSHLLKIIRATEDLEESWGFSWGKCLIAKLTTTEFKLNAYGLQNNVMNGPKFTGYPVIGYQNNLQSSGSCLDSPEDDLSTVCPWDPRINCAYFFQTAFSIRMPDVKSFIQDVQQLVKLEPKSLCVLEQYNGILMRYVKASSAYLGKQEDGIDFDFTYYRSKDPMTPRLYEDILEEIEQIGVFKYQALPHWGKNRNVAFDRVIKKYRNAYEFLKVKEKYDPNGLFSNEWTDQVLGLKGKVSVIKEGCALEGLCICSEDVHCTPSKGYFCKPGKIYKNARVCTFQLPRIMPLEALGAIQWI; translated from the exons ATGATAACTTTGAAATCGTTTATAGTTGGTCATTTTTTACTGAGGGAGTACAGGATATTGAATTTTTCCTCATATATATATGAAAGCAAACCATTGCAAATTGAAACCTTGTTCACAGTTAACCTCCAAATGGGAAAATTCAAGCCATTTATTCTTTTATCAACAGTGAGTTTGTTCTTGCTAGTAATTATAGTGAATTCCTCACCACCAGAGAATCCAATCATATGCACTTCAGGAAACACAAATTGCACCATCACAAACTCTTACAGAACATTTCCTGATAGAAGCATATGCAAAGCAGCAAAAGTAGAGTACCCAAGAACAGAAGAAGAGCTAATTGCAGTAGTAGCCAAAGCAACAAAGGAGAAAAGGAAAATCAAAGTAGCAACTCAATATTCTCATAGCATCCCTAAGCTAGTTTGTCCAGATGGTGAAGATGGGCTGCTCATAAGCACAGTTAAACTCAACCATTCAATAGGTATTGATTCTAAAGCTAAGACAATAACTGTAGAGAGCGGTGTCACATTGAGACAGATTATTGAAAAGGCTGCCATGTTTGATCTTGCACTTCCTTATACTCCTTACTGGAATGGTTTGACAATTGGTGGCTTACTTAGCACCGGTGCTCATGGTAGCACTCTCAAAGGAAAAGGGAGCTCGGTTCATGATTATGTAGCCGAATTAACCATGGTTAGCCCGGGAAGCTATGAGGATGGCTATGCTAAAGTCAGGACTCTTGATGAGACTAATGCTGAACTTGATGCTGCTAGGGTCTCACTTGGAGTTCTTGGTGTTATTTATAAG GTAACTTTGAAATTAGAACCAATGTTCAAGCGATCCATATGGTTCGAGGAGAAGGAGGACAGTGACTTGGGAGATAAAGCGGCTAGCTTTGGCGAAGAACACGAGTTCGCCGATATAATGTGGTACCCAAGTCAGCGAAAGGCAATCTATCGACGCGATGATCGTGTCTCTTCTCATACTTCTGGCGATGGTGTTTATGAATTTATGCCATTCCGTTCTACATCTTCACATTTGCTGAAAATCATTAGAGCCACAG AGGATTTAGAAGAATCATGGGGCTTTTCATGGGGCAAATGTCTTATTGCAAAGTTGACTACCACTGAGTTCAAGCTTAATGCTTATGGATTACAGAACAATGTTATGAATG GTCCCAAATTTACGGGATATCCCGTAATTGGATACCAAAACAACCTCCAATCATCAGGAAGCTGCCTTGATAGTCCAGAAGATGACTTATCTACGGTCTGTCCATGGGATCCAAGAATCAACTGTGCATATTTTTTCCAAACTGCATTCAGTATAAGAATGCCAGATGTCAAGAGCTTCATCCAAGACGTGCAACAACTAGTCAAATTAGAACCTAAATCATTGTGTGTTCTAGAGCAGTATAACGGTATCCTAATGCGCTATGTTAAAGCATCTTCAGCCTACTTGGGCAAACAAGAAGATGGAATAGACTTTGATTTCACATATTACCGTAGCAAAGACCCTATGACACCTAGACTTTATGAAGACATACTTGAAGAAATTGAGCAAATTGGTGTGTTCAAGTACCAAGCATTACCACATTGGGGAAAAAATAGGAATGTGGCATTTGATAGAGTTATTAAGAAATATAGAAATGCATATGAGTTTTTGAAGGTGAAAGAGAAGTATGATCCAAATGGGTTATTTTCTAATGAGTGGACGGATCAAGTCCTTGGATTGAAAGGCAAAGTTAGCGTTATAAAGGAAGGTTGTGCTTTGGAAGGATTGTGTATTTGTTCGGAGGATGTTCATTGTACCCCAAGCAAGGGCTATTTCTGCAAACCTGGTAAGATTTATAAGAATGCTAGGGTTTGTACCTTTCAACTTCCACGTATTATGCCCTTAGAAGCTTTAGGTGCTATCCAATGGATATGA